The following coding sequences lie in one Streptomyces sp. NBC_00510 genomic window:
- a CDS encoding methylmalonyl-CoA mutase family protein, whose amino-acid sequence MARESESGLPIEPVYGPDALDGWDPGERLGEPGGYPYTRGVHPTMYTTRPWTMRQYAGFGTAAESNARYRQLIAHGTTGLSVAFDLPTQMGHDSDAPLAHGEVGKVGVAVDSVEDMRVLFDGIPLDRVSTSMTINAPAALLLLMYQLVGEEQGVPADRLTGTIQNDVLKEYIARGTYIFPPKPSLRLVADLFRYCRAEIPRWNTISISGYHMAEAGASPAQEIAFTLADGIAYVRTALAAGMDVDDFAPRLSFFFVSRTTLLEEVAKFRAARRIWARVMREEFGARNPRSWMLRFHTQTAGVQLTAQQPEVNLVRVAVQGLAAVLGGTQSLHTNSFDEAIALPTEKSARLALRTQQVLAYETDVTATVDPFAGSYVVESMTDDLEAAALELMARVEELGGAVSAIERGFQKAEIERNAYRIALETDSAERVVVGVNRFQLGEEEPYEPLRVDPAIEEAQVARLAALRAGRDGRAVDAALSALRMAAEGTEDVLYPMRDALRARATVGEVCGALREVWGTYVPSDVF is encoded by the coding sequence ATGGCACGCGAGTCCGAATCCGGTCTGCCGATCGAGCCCGTCTACGGCCCCGACGCCCTGGACGGCTGGGACCCGGGCGAACGGCTCGGTGAGCCGGGCGGCTACCCCTACACCCGCGGTGTCCACCCGACGATGTACACCACCCGGCCCTGGACGATGCGCCAGTACGCGGGCTTCGGCACCGCCGCCGAGTCCAACGCGCGCTACCGGCAGCTGATCGCCCACGGCACCACGGGCCTGTCCGTCGCCTTCGACCTGCCGACCCAGATGGGCCACGACAGCGACGCCCCCCTCGCCCACGGCGAGGTCGGCAAGGTCGGCGTGGCCGTCGACTCGGTCGAGGACATGCGGGTGCTCTTCGACGGCATCCCGCTGGACCGGGTCTCCACCTCGATGACGATCAACGCGCCCGCCGCCCTGCTGCTCCTGATGTACCAGCTCGTCGGCGAGGAGCAGGGGGTGCCCGCGGACCGGCTCACCGGCACGATCCAGAACGACGTGCTCAAGGAGTACATCGCCCGCGGCACGTACATCTTCCCGCCCAAGCCCTCGCTGCGGCTGGTCGCGGACCTCTTCCGCTACTGCCGCGCCGAGATCCCGCGCTGGAACACCATCTCCATCTCCGGCTACCACATGGCCGAGGCCGGCGCCTCGCCCGCTCAGGAGATCGCCTTCACCCTCGCCGACGGCATCGCGTACGTCCGCACCGCCCTCGCGGCGGGCATGGACGTCGACGACTTCGCGCCCCGGCTGTCCTTCTTCTTCGTCTCGCGCACGACGCTCCTGGAGGAGGTCGCCAAGTTCCGTGCCGCCCGCCGCATCTGGGCCCGCGTCATGCGCGAGGAGTTCGGGGCGAGGAACCCCAGGTCGTGGATGCTGCGCTTCCACACCCAGACCGCGGGCGTCCAGCTGACCGCCCAGCAGCCGGAGGTGAACCTGGTGCGGGTGGCCGTCCAGGGGCTGGCGGCGGTGCTGGGCGGCACGCAGTCGCTGCACACCAACTCCTTCGACGAGGCGATCGCGCTCCCCACCGAGAAGTCCGCCCGGCTCGCGCTGCGCACCCAGCAGGTCCTGGCGTACGAGACCGACGTGACGGCGACCGTGGACCCCTTCGCCGGGTCCTACGTCGTGGAGTCGATGACCGACGACCTGGAGGCGGCCGCGCTGGAGCTGATGGCCAGGGTGGAGGAGCTCGGCGGGGCGGTGAGCGCGATCGAACGCGGCTTCCAGAAGGCCGAGATCGAGCGCAACGCCTACCGGATCGCCCTGGAGACCGACTCCGCGGAGCGGGTGGTCGTCGGCGTCAACCGCTTCCAGCTGGGGGAGGAGGAGCCCTACGAGCCGCTGCGCGTCGACCCCGCGATCGAGGAGGCGCAAGTTGCGCGGCTGGCCGCGTTGCGTGCCGGGCGCGACGGGCGGGCCGTGGACGCGGCCTTGTCCGCGCTGCGGATGGCCGCCGAGGGCACGGAGGACGTCCTGTACCCGATGAGGGACGCGCTCCGTGCCCGGGCCAC
- a CDS encoding L,D-transpeptidase family protein — translation MALISVTRSRAAAAAGALLTGALLAGCTAQASEPTARASVAPDTAGPAASPSASTSPSTTPSSGSPSPTASPSATKKPEADRTPRPVVVIARGSSSAKVRELQARLKQLGLFGRNPTGYYGDVTASAVRAFQSRHKLPASGTVTDRTWAKLRSVTRQPTRGAMYPPTSNPVAKLDPRCMTGRVLCVSKNSRTLAWVVNGKVVSAMDVRFGSQYTPTREGTFSVFAKSRNHVSTIYHTPMPYAMFFSGGQAVHYSADFAARGYAGASHGCVNVRDRAKISALFDQVRVGDKVVVYW, via the coding sequence GTGGCACTCATATCCGTCACAAGATCACGCGCGGCGGCCGCGGCCGGCGCGCTGCTCACCGGGGCCCTCCTCGCCGGCTGTACGGCCCAGGCGAGCGAGCCCACCGCCAGGGCCTCCGTGGCACCGGACACCGCGGGCCCCGCGGCGAGCCCCTCCGCGAGCACGAGCCCGAGCACGACGCCGAGCAGCGGCTCCCCCTCGCCGACGGCGTCGCCGTCCGCCACGAAGAAGCCGGAGGCCGACCGCACCCCCCGGCCGGTCGTCGTCATCGCGCGGGGCAGCAGCAGCGCGAAGGTGCGCGAACTGCAGGCGCGGCTGAAGCAGCTCGGTCTCTTCGGCCGCAACCCCACCGGCTACTACGGCGACGTCACCGCCTCCGCGGTGCGCGCCTTCCAGTCCCGTCACAAGCTGCCCGCCTCGGGCACCGTCACCGACAGGACCTGGGCGAAGCTGCGCTCGGTCACCCGGCAGCCCACGCGCGGCGCCATGTACCCGCCGACCAGCAACCCGGTGGCGAAGCTCGACCCGCGCTGCATGACCGGCCGCGTGCTGTGCGTCAGCAAGAACAGCCGCACCCTGGCCTGGGTGGTGAACGGCAAGGTCGTCTCCGCGATGGACGTCCGCTTCGGCTCCCAGTACACGCCAACCCGCGAGGGCACCTTCAGCGTCTTCGCCAAGAGCCGGAACCACGTGTCGACGATCTACCACACGCCCATGCCGTACGCGATGTTCTTCAGCGGCGGCCAGGCGGTGCACTACTCGGCCGACTTCGCGGCCCGCGGCTACGCGGGGGCCTCGCACGGCTGCGTCAACGTGCGGGACCGCGCGAAGATCTCGGCGCTCTTCGACCAGGTGCGGGTCGGCGACAAGGTCGTCGTCTACTGGTGA
- a CDS encoding SRPBCC family protein — translation MIFRIERRCPLPAAEAWRRVTDWERHAELVPFTTAVVTGERSFTARTGLGRMAVDDPMEIVRWEPPDAGRPGRCRLEKRGRTVLGWAEIEVWPREEGGSRVVWREELRVRPLPGAFDRPTAWAGRLLFGRALDGLLARGHQ, via the coding sequence GTGATCTTCCGGATCGAGCGGCGCTGCCCGCTCCCCGCCGCCGAGGCCTGGCGCCGGGTCACCGACTGGGAACGCCACGCGGAGCTGGTGCCGTTCACCACCGCCGTCGTCACGGGGGAGCGGTCGTTCACGGCACGCACCGGACTCGGGCGGATGGCCGTCGACGACCCCATGGAGATCGTGCGCTGGGAGCCGCCGGACGCGGGCCGTCCCGGGCGGTGCCGGCTGGAGAAGCGCGGCCGGACCGTGCTCGGCTGGGCCGAGATCGAGGTGTGGCCGCGGGAGGAGGGGGGCTCACGCGTGGTGTGGCGCGAGGAGTTGAGGGTGCGTCCGCTGCCGGGGGCGTTCGACCGGCCCACCGCGTGGGCCGGCCGGCTGCTGTTCGGGCGGGCGCTGGACGGGCTCCTGGCCCGGGGTCACCAGTAG
- a CDS encoding RNA polymerase sigma factor: MDLATAVRAAQEGDEDGFRFVYRAVQPQLLQYVRSLVGAGDAEDVASEAWLQIARDLPAFHGDGDAVRGWAARVARNRALDHLRAVGRRPLAAAGVEELLDRPAVSDTAEEAVAAVGTGAALAAIAALPHDQAEAVLLRVVMGLDSRSAAEVVGKRPGAMRMATSRGLRRLAELLDSDGGSSSVTFSASRTLEDMR, translated from the coding sequence GTGGATTTGGCGACCGCGGTACGCGCGGCGCAAGAGGGGGACGAGGACGGCTTCCGGTTCGTGTACCGAGCGGTGCAGCCGCAACTGCTGCAGTACGTACGCTCGCTGGTCGGCGCGGGGGACGCCGAGGACGTGGCGTCGGAGGCGTGGTTGCAGATAGCGCGCGACCTGCCGGCCTTCCACGGTGACGGGGACGCGGTACGCGGCTGGGCGGCCCGGGTCGCCCGCAACCGGGCGCTGGACCACCTGCGGGCGGTGGGCCGCCGACCGCTGGCCGCCGCCGGGGTGGAGGAACTGCTCGACCGGCCCGCCGTCTCGGACACCGCCGAGGAGGCGGTCGCCGCGGTGGGCACCGGCGCCGCGCTGGCGGCGATCGCCGCCCTTCCCCACGACCAGGCCGAGGCCGTGCTGCTGCGCGTCGTGATGGGCCTGGACTCCCGGTCGGCGGCCGAGGTCGTCGGCAAGAGGCCCGGTGCGATGCGCATGGCCACCAGCCGCGGCCTGCGCCGTCTGGCTGAGCTGCTGGATTCCGACGGCGGGTCGTCAAGTGTGACGTTTTCGGCGTCCCGAACGCTTGAGGACATGAGATGA
- a CDS encoding RNA polymerase sigma factor, translated as MELGAAVGRAQGGDEHAFAVVYRLVQPLLLGYVRGLVGDDAEDVTSEAWLEIARDLGRFRGDGAGFRGWAATIARHRALDHLRRQDARPRARPLDTELLDLPAAEDTADRALEALATERALSLIASLPPDQAEAVLLRVVVGLDGVSAARVLGKRAGAVRTAAHRGLKRLSRLLS; from the coding sequence ATGGAGCTCGGGGCCGCGGTCGGGCGCGCCCAGGGCGGGGACGAGCACGCCTTCGCGGTGGTCTACCGGCTGGTCCAGCCGTTGCTGCTCGGCTACGTGCGCGGCCTCGTCGGCGACGACGCGGAGGACGTCACCTCCGAGGCCTGGCTCGAAATCGCCCGCGACCTCGGCCGGTTCCGCGGGGACGGGGCGGGCTTCCGGGGCTGGGCGGCGACCATAGCCCGGCACCGGGCCCTGGACCACCTGCGGCGCCAGGACGCCAGGCCCCGTGCCCGTCCCCTCGACACCGAACTGCTGGACCTCCCCGCGGCCGAGGACACCGCGGACCGCGCGCTGGAGGCGCTGGCCACCGAGCGCGCGCTCTCCCTGATCGCCTCGCTCCCGCCCGACCAGGCGGAGGCGGTGCTGCTGCGCGTCGTCGTCGGGCTCGACGGGGTGTCCGCGGCCCGGGTGCTGGGCAAGCGGGCGGGAGCGGTCCGTACGGCGGCGCACCGCGGTCTGAAGCGGCTCTCCCGGCTGCTGTCCTGA
- a CDS encoding family 20 glycosylhydrolase has protein sequence MRAKRASAYAATAVLTAVLGAGPALAAPAGTAGPGAPPTERASTSTGFPSIPAVRSFTPAAGTAAFVPGPGSRVVAPAGSAVEDEARLLAEELRRPYVSGPAKPGDIALSLERSNAGPESYEMTSSADGVTVRAGTDAGVFYGTRTLLQAVRSTGRVPAGTVEDRPDRPERGLMIDIGRKYFSREWLEARVRELGDLKYNQLHLHLSDDQGFRVQSDSHPEIVSPRHLSKEDIRAVVDLAAQRHITVVPEIDSPGHMGAVLDAHPDLQLRSVDGTPVRGALDISRPGAADVVDDLLKEYAPLFPGAYWHVGGDEYGPLVADHPETSFPQLAAYARERYGPDAGVADAAAGWLNDRAATLRSLGKRVEAWNDGFSDGARVAADPDRVVAYWSSNKLRGRLPEDLLREGRQLLNLNSWYLYYVLGAPANFPYPSGRRIYEEWTPAVVYRDGAVPAALAGPDRILGARLAVWCDRADAQTEDEVAAGIRMPLRALTQKLWDPGPPVLSWQDFSTLADRAG, from the coding sequence ATGCGGGCGAAACGTGCGTCGGCGTACGCGGCGACGGCCGTGCTGACCGCCGTGCTCGGGGCCGGTCCCGCGCTCGCCGCACCCGCGGGGACCGCGGGCCCCGGCGCCCCGCCGACGGAGCGGGCGAGCACGTCCACCGGGTTCCCCTCGATCCCCGCCGTCCGTTCCTTCACCCCTGCCGCCGGTACCGCCGCCTTCGTACCGGGCCCCGGCTCGCGGGTGGTGGCGCCCGCCGGGAGCGCCGTGGAGGACGAGGCGCGGCTGCTCGCGGAGGAGCTCCGCCGGCCGTACGTCAGTGGGCCCGCCAAACCGGGGGACATCGCGCTTTCACTCGAACGGAGTAATGCGGGCCCGGAGTCGTACGAGATGACAAGTTCGGCCGACGGGGTGACAGTGCGCGCCGGCACCGACGCCGGGGTCTTCTACGGCACGCGAACCCTCCTCCAGGCGGTCCGTTCCACCGGACGGGTGCCGGCCGGCACCGTCGAGGACCGCCCGGACCGGCCGGAGCGCGGACTGATGATCGACATCGGGCGCAAGTACTTCAGCCGCGAATGGCTGGAGGCCAGGGTCCGCGAGCTGGGCGACCTGAAGTACAACCAGCTCCACCTCCACCTCAGCGACGACCAGGGCTTCCGCGTCCAGAGCGACAGCCACCCCGAGATCGTCTCGCCCCGGCACCTGTCGAAGGAGGACATCCGCGCCGTCGTCGACCTGGCCGCGCAGCGGCACATCACCGTCGTCCCGGAGATCGACAGCCCCGGTCACATGGGTGCCGTGCTCGACGCCCACCCGGACCTCCAGCTGCGTTCCGTGGACGGCACCCCCGTGCGCGGGGCGCTGGACATCTCCCGGCCCGGTGCCGCGGACGTCGTCGACGACCTGCTCAAGGAGTACGCACCGCTCTTCCCCGGCGCGTACTGGCACGTCGGCGGCGACGAGTACGGACCGCTCGTGGCGGACCACCCCGAGACGTCCTTCCCGCAGCTCGCCGCGTACGCGCGCGAGCGCTACGGCCCGGACGCCGGGGTGGCCGACGCGGCGGCCGGCTGGCTCAACGACCGCGCCGCCACCCTGCGATCGCTCGGCAAACGGGTCGAGGCCTGGAACGACGGCTTCTCCGACGGCGCCCGGGTCGCCGCGGACCCGGACCGGGTGGTCGCCTACTGGTCCAGCAACAAACTGCGCGGACGGCTGCCCGAGGACCTCCTGCGCGAGGGCCGGCAGCTGCTCAACCTCAACTCCTGGTACCTCTACTACGTCCTCGGCGCGCCGGCGAACTTCCCCTACCCCAGCGGGCGGCGCATCTACGAGGAGTGGACCCCGGCCGTCGTCTACCGGGACGGCGCCGTGCCCGCGGCGCTCGCGGGACCGGACCGCATCCTCGGCGCGCGGCTGGCCGTGTGGTGCGACCGGGCGGACGCCCAGACCGAGGACGAGGTCGCGGCCGGCATCCGGATGCCCCTGCGCGCGCTCACCCAGAAGCTCTGGGACCCCGGCCCGCCGGTCCTGAGCTGGCAGGACTTCAGCACCCTCGCCGACCGGGCCGGCTGA
- a CDS encoding 2-oxo-4-hydroxy-4-carboxy-5-ureidoimidazoline decarboxylase — protein MRRLNEASPGAAEAVLLTCCGSLRWARRVAAHRPYPDLAALLAAADEAAYDLTPADLAEAFAAEAAGAPPDAAPTRGSLAAHTALRAAQAAYEARFGHVFVLSLDGVHPGESLDRMLASLRQRLGNEADEERVTAAEELRRVTRSRLGRLALGDARGEPGVPGRYTHTCGIDHT, from the coding sequence CTGCGGCGGCTCAACGAGGCCTCCCCCGGGGCGGCCGAGGCCGTCCTGCTGACCTGCTGCGGCAGCCTGCGCTGGGCCCGCAGGGTCGCCGCGCACCGCCCCTACCCCGACCTGGCCGCACTGCTGGCCGCCGCCGACGAGGCCGCCTACGACCTCACGCCCGCCGACCTCGCCGAGGCCTTCGCCGCCGAAGCGGCCGGCGCCCCGCCGGACGCCGCCCCCACCCGCGGCAGCCTCGCCGCGCACACGGCGCTGCGGGCCGCGCAGGCCGCGTACGAGGCTCGCTTCGGCCACGTCTTCGTGCTCTCCCTCGACGGGGTGCACCCCGGTGAGTCCCTCGACCGGATGCTGGCGTCACTCCGTCAGCGTCTCGGCAACGAAGCGGACGAGGAGCGGGTCACGGCCGCCGAGGAACTGCGCCGCGTCACCCGGTCCCGCCTGGGGCGACTGGCCCTCGGGGACGCGCGGGGCGAGCCGGGGGTTCCCGGCCGATACACCCACACGTGCGGGATCGATCACACCTGA
- the sdhC gene encoding succinate dehydrogenase, cytochrome b556 subunit translates to MPAGTLYRGREGMWSWVAHRVTGVLIFFFLFVHVLDTALVRVSPEDYDKVVNTYKQPIVSLLEYGLVAAVLFHALNGLRVIAVDFWSKGPKYQKQMLWTVIGIWVVLMIGAIYPVLGHAARVLFGS, encoded by the coding sequence GTGCCGGCTGGAACGTTGTACCGCGGCCGGGAAGGCATGTGGTCATGGGTGGCTCATCGAGTCACCGGTGTCCTCATCTTCTTCTTCCTGTTCGTCCACGTCCTCGACACCGCACTGGTGCGTGTCTCCCCCGAGGACTACGACAAGGTCGTCAACACCTACAAGCAGCCCATCGTCAGCCTGCTCGAGTACGGGCTGGTCGCGGCTGTCCTCTTCCACGCTCTGAACGGCCTGCGCGTCATCGCCGTGGACTTCTGGTCCAAGGGCCCGAAGTACCAGAAGCAGATGCTGTGGACGGTCATCGGAATCTGGGTCGTGCTGATGATCGGGGCCATCTACCCCGTCCTCGGTCACGCCGCACGAGTGCTGTTCGGGAGCTGA
- a CDS encoding succinate dehydrogenase hydrophobic membrane anchor subunit: MSATDHVELSSSSAAYGPDNPAPVIEPPRARTKRTPRSTRTNFEMYGWLFMRLSGIVLVVLVIGHLLIQLVLDGGVTKVGFAFVAGRWASPFWQTWDLLMLWLAMLHGGNGLRTVINDYAERDNTRFWLKMLVYTATAFTIILGTLVIFTFDPNIR, translated from the coding sequence ATGTCCGCAACGGACCACGTGGAGCTCAGCTCCTCCAGCGCCGCCTACGGCCCCGACAACCCGGCCCCGGTCATCGAGCCGCCGCGCGCCCGGACCAAGCGCACCCCGCGCAGCACCCGGACCAACTTCGAGATGTACGGCTGGCTCTTCATGCGCCTGTCCGGCATCGTCCTGGTCGTCCTGGTCATCGGTCACCTGCTGATCCAGCTCGTGCTCGACGGCGGCGTCACCAAGGTCGGCTTCGCCTTCGTCGCCGGCCGCTGGGCCTCGCCGTTCTGGCAGACCTGGGACCTGCTCATGCTGTGGCTGGCGATGCTGCACGGCGGCAACGGCCTGCGCACCGTGATCAACGACTACGCGGAGCGGGACAACACCCGGTTCTGGCTGAAGATGCTGGTCTACACCGCGACCGCGTTCACCATCATCCTCGGCACGCTGGTGATCTTCACCTTCGACCCGAACATCCGCTAG
- the sdhA gene encoding succinate dehydrogenase flavoprotein subunit has protein sequence MQIHKYDTVIVGAGGAGMRAAIEATKRSRTAVLTKLYPTRSHTGAAQGGMAAALANVEDDNWEWHTFDTIKGGDYLVDQDAAEILAKEAIDAVLDLEKMGLPFNRTPEGRIDQRRFGGHSRNHGEAPVRRACYAADRTGHMILQTLYQNCVKEGVEFFNEFYVLDQLIVEEDGVKRSAGVIAYELATGEIHVFQAKAVVYASGGTGKFFKVTSNAHTLTGDGQAAVYRRGLPLEDMEFFQFHPTGIWRMGILLTEGARGEGGILRNKDGERFMEKYAPVMKDLASRDVVSRAIYTEIREGRGCGPEGDHVYLDLTHLPPEQLDAKLPDITEFARTYLGIEPYTDPIPIQPTAHYAMGGIPTNVQGEVLSDNTTVVPGLYAAGEVACVSVHGANRLGTNSLLDINVFGRRAGIAAAEYSADHDYVELPEAPAQFVVDLVERLRASTGNERVAQLRKELQETMDANVMVFRTEQTIKTAVEKIGELRARYRNVSIQDKGKRFNTDLLEAIELGNLLDLAEVMAVSALARKESRGGHYREDYPNRDDVNFMRHTMAYREVGADGTEAIRLDYKPVVQTRYQPMERKY, from the coding sequence ATGCAGATCCACAAGTACGACACCGTCATCGTCGGCGCGGGCGGCGCCGGCATGCGCGCCGCCATCGAGGCGACGAAGCGCAGCCGCACCGCAGTGCTGACGAAGCTCTACCCCACCCGCTCCCACACCGGCGCCGCCCAGGGCGGCATGGCCGCGGCCCTCGCGAACGTCGAGGACGACAACTGGGAGTGGCACACCTTCGACACGATCAAGGGCGGTGACTACCTGGTCGACCAGGACGCCGCCGAGATCCTGGCGAAGGAGGCCATCGACGCGGTCCTCGACCTCGAGAAGATGGGCCTGCCCTTCAACCGCACCCCCGAGGGCCGGATCGACCAGCGCCGCTTCGGCGGCCACTCCCGCAACCACGGCGAGGCCCCGGTCCGCCGTGCCTGCTACGCGGCCGACCGCACCGGCCACATGATCCTCCAGACGCTGTACCAGAACTGCGTCAAGGAGGGCGTGGAGTTCTTCAACGAGTTCTACGTCCTCGACCAGCTCATCGTCGAGGAGGACGGCGTCAAGCGGTCCGCCGGCGTGATCGCGTACGAGCTGGCCACCGGCGAGATCCACGTCTTCCAGGCGAAGGCCGTGGTGTACGCCTCCGGCGGCACCGGCAAGTTCTTCAAGGTCACCTCCAACGCGCACACCCTCACCGGTGACGGCCAGGCCGCCGTCTACCGCCGCGGTCTGCCGCTGGAGGACATGGAGTTCTTCCAGTTCCACCCGACCGGCATCTGGCGCATGGGCATCCTGCTGACGGAGGGCGCCCGCGGTGAGGGCGGCATCCTCCGCAACAAGGACGGCGAGCGCTTCATGGAGAAGTACGCGCCGGTCATGAAGGACCTCGCCTCGCGTGACGTCGTCTCCCGCGCGATCTACACCGAGATCCGCGAGGGCCGCGGCTGCGGTCCCGAGGGCGACCACGTCTACCTCGACCTGACCCACCTGCCGCCGGAGCAGCTGGACGCCAAGCTCCCGGACATCACCGAGTTCGCGCGGACCTACCTCGGCATCGAGCCCTACACGGACCCGATCCCGATCCAGCCGACCGCGCACTACGCCATGGGCGGCATCCCCACCAACGTCCAGGGTGAGGTCCTGTCGGACAACACCACCGTCGTCCCGGGCCTGTACGCCGCCGGCGAGGTCGCCTGCGTCTCCGTGCACGGCGCCAACCGCCTCGGCACCAACTCGCTGCTGGACATCAACGTCTTCGGCCGGCGGGCCGGCATCGCCGCCGCCGAGTACTCCGCGGACCACGACTACGTCGAGCTCCCCGAGGCCCCGGCGCAGTTCGTGGTCGACCTGGTGGAGCGGCTGCGTGCCTCCACCGGCAACGAGCGGGTCGCGCAGCTGCGCAAGGAGCTGCAGGAGACCATGGACGCGAACGTCATGGTGTTCCGCACCGAGCAGACCATCAAGACCGCCGTCGAGAAGATCGGCGAGCTGCGCGCGCGGTACCGGAACGTGTCGATCCAGGACAAGGGCAAGCGGTTCAACACCGACCTGCTCGAGGCCATCGAGCTCGGCAACCTGCTCGACCTCGCCGAGGTCATGGCGGTCTCGGCCCTGGCCCGCAAGGAGTCCCGCGGCGGCCACTACCGCGAGGACTACCCGAACCGCGACGACGTCAACTTCATGCGGCACACGATGGCGTACCGCGAGGTGGGTGCCGACGGCACCGAGGCGATCCGTCTCGACTACAAGCCGGTCGTGCAGACCCGCTACCAGCCGATGGAGCGTAAGTACTGA
- a CDS encoding succinate dehydrogenase iron-sulfur subunit — protein sequence MSTATLDKVEAEAQASPYITVTFRIRRFNPEISDEATWQDFELEIDPKERVLDGLHKIKWDMDGTLTFRRSCAHGICGSDAMRINGRNRLACKTLIKDINPDKPITVEPIKGLTVLKDLVVDMDPFFQAYRDVMPFLITKGNEPTRERLQSAEDRARFDDTTKCILCAACTSSCPVFWNDGQYFGPAAIVNAHRFIFDSRDEGGEQRLEVLNDKDGVWRCRTTFNCTDACPRGIEVTKAIQEVKRALITRRF from the coding sequence ATGAGCACCGCGACCCTCGACAAGGTCGAGGCCGAGGCCCAGGCCTCGCCCTACATCACGGTCACCTTCCGGATCCGCCGGTTCAACCCGGAGATCTCGGACGAGGCCACCTGGCAGGACTTCGAGCTGGAGATCGACCCCAAGGAGCGGGTCCTCGACGGTCTCCACAAGATCAAGTGGGACATGGACGGAACGCTGACGTTCCGTCGCTCCTGCGCCCACGGCATCTGCGGCTCCGACGCCATGCGCATCAACGGCCGCAACCGGCTGGCCTGCAAGACCCTGATCAAGGACATCAACCCGGACAAGCCCATCACCGTCGAGCCCATCAAGGGCCTGACGGTGCTGAAGGACCTGGTCGTCGACATGGACCCGTTCTTCCAGGCCTACCGGGACGTGATGCCCTTCCTCATCACCAAGGGCAACGAGCCGACGCGCGAGCGCCTGCAGTCCGCCGAGGACCGCGCGCGCTTCGACGACACCACCAAGTGCATCCTGTGCGCCGCGTGCACGTCGTCCTGCCCGGTCTTCTGGAACGACGGCCAGTACTTCGGCCCGGCGGCCATCGTCAACGCCCACCGCTTCATCTTCGACTCGCGTGACGAGGGCGGCGAGCAGCGGCTCGAGGTGCTGAACGACAAGGACGGCGTGTGGCGCTGCCGCACCACGTTCAACTGCACCGACGCCTGCCCGCGTGGCATCGAGGTCACCAAGGCGATCCAGGAGGTGAAGCGCGCGCTCATCACGCGTCGCTTCTGA